One genomic region from Luteibacter yeojuensis encodes:
- the queF gene encoding NADPH-dependent 7-cyano-7-deazaguanine reductase QueF (Catalyzes the NADPH-dependent reduction of 7-cyano-7-deazaguanine (preQ0) to 7-aminomethyl-7-deazaguanine (preQ1) in queuosine biosynthesis) produces MSSPEHSPLGKSTVYADRYDAGLLFPIPRQEKRDEIGVSDADLPFHGVDIWNGYELSWLDARGKPVVAVAEFRFPATTPNIVESKSFKLYLNGFAQERMADASLVRDTLVRDLSTAAGGPVTVVLRTPEALDGTPLGEPEGILLDAQDLDFDSYGPPRAEFLGTHEGHVREVLVSHLLRSNCPVTGQPDWGSVQISYTGAPIDRAGLLRYLVSFRNHTEFHEQCVERIFMDLSIRCVPEALSVYARYTRRGGLDINPFRSTDPAAVPGNPRGARQ; encoded by the coding sequence ATGTCGTCCCCCGAACACTCGCCGCTGGGCAAGTCCACCGTCTACGCCGACCGCTACGACGCCGGACTGCTCTTCCCCATCCCGCGCCAGGAAAAACGGGACGAGATCGGTGTCTCCGACGCCGACCTGCCCTTCCACGGGGTGGATATCTGGAACGGCTACGAGCTGTCCTGGCTGGACGCGCGGGGCAAGCCGGTGGTGGCCGTGGCGGAATTCCGTTTCCCCGCCACGACGCCGAACATCGTCGAATCGAAGTCCTTCAAGCTGTACCTGAACGGGTTCGCGCAGGAGCGGATGGCGGATGCCTCGCTCGTGCGCGACACCCTGGTCCGCGACCTCTCCACCGCCGCGGGCGGGCCGGTGACCGTCGTCCTTCGCACGCCGGAGGCACTGGACGGCACCCCGCTGGGCGAGCCGGAAGGCATCCTCCTCGATGCGCAGGACCTGGATTTCGACAGTTATGGGCCGCCGCGGGCCGAATTCCTCGGCACGCACGAAGGCCATGTGCGCGAGGTCCTGGTGTCCCACCTGCTGCGCTCGAACTGCCCGGTGACGGGGCAGCCGGACTGGGGAAGCGTCCAGATCTCGTATACCGGGGCGCCCATCGACCGTGCGGGTCTTCTGCGTTACCTGGTCTCCTTCCGCAACCACACGGAATTCCACGAGCAGTGCGTGGAACGGATCTTCATGGACCTCAGCATCCGCTGCGTGCCGGAAGCGCTCTCGGTGTATGCGCGCTACACGCGTCGCGGCGGCCTGGACATCAACCCGTTCCGCAGCACCGACCCGGCCGCCGTACCGGGGAATCCACGCGGCGCCCGCCAGTGA
- a CDS encoding aldo/keto reductase gives MITRKLGKHGPEVSILGLGCMGMSEFYGASDEKESIATLERALELGITFWDTSDAYGPHTNEELLGRTLAGRREKVFLATKFGIVRDPNDPMKRGISGRPAYVRESVEGSLRRLKTDHIDLYYQHRVDRTVPIEETVGEMSRLVEEGKVRYLGLSEASAESIRKAVKVHPIAALQSEYSLWTRDPETTGALAACRENGIALVAYSPLGRGFLTGAIASPDDFAEDDYRRVNPRFIGENFAKNLAIVDKVKKIAADKGCTPSQLALAWTIAKGDDIVPIPGTRRVRYLEENAGAVDVKLSAPEVAEIDAVFPADAAAGDRYASNMMGSVNA, from the coding sequence ATGATCACCCGCAAACTCGGCAAGCACGGCCCGGAGGTCTCCATCCTCGGCCTCGGCTGCATGGGCATGAGCGAGTTCTACGGCGCGAGCGACGAAAAGGAATCGATCGCCACGCTGGAACGCGCCCTGGAACTGGGCATCACCTTCTGGGACACGTCCGACGCCTATGGCCCGCATACGAACGAAGAGCTGCTCGGCCGCACCCTCGCGGGCCGGCGCGAGAAAGTATTCCTGGCGACCAAGTTCGGCATCGTCCGCGATCCGAACGATCCGATGAAGCGCGGTATCAGCGGCCGCCCGGCCTACGTTCGCGAATCGGTGGAAGGTAGCCTGCGCCGCCTGAAGACCGATCACATCGACCTTTACTACCAGCACCGCGTGGATCGCACGGTGCCGATCGAGGAGACCGTCGGCGAGATGTCGCGGCTGGTGGAGGAAGGGAAGGTGCGCTACCTCGGCCTGTCCGAGGCCTCCGCCGAATCGATCCGCAAGGCCGTGAAGGTCCATCCGATCGCCGCGCTGCAGAGCGAATATTCGCTGTGGACGCGCGATCCGGAAACCACGGGCGCGCTGGCGGCCTGTCGTGAAAACGGCATCGCCCTCGTAGCCTACAGCCCGCTCGGCCGCGGCTTTCTCACCGGCGCGATCGCGTCGCCGGACGACTTCGCCGAGGACGATTACCGCCGCGTCAATCCACGCTTCATCGGCGAGAACTTCGCGAAGAACCTTGCCATCGTCGACAAGGTGAAGAAAATCGCCGCCGACAAGGGCTGCACACCCAGCCAGCTGGCCCTCGCCTGGACGATCGCCAAGGGCGACGACATCGTGCCCATACCGGGCACCCGGCGGGTCCGGTACCTGGAGGAAAATGCCGGCGCGGTGGACGTGAAGCTGAGCGCCCCCGAGGTCGCCGAGATCGACGCCGTGTTCCCGGCGGACGCCGCGGCGGGCGACCGCTACGCCTCCAACATGATGGGCTCCGTGAACGCGTAA
- a CDS encoding MerR family transcriptional regulator, producing MPDTMTIAEAALATGLTTHTLRYYEQIGLIEPVPRRSGQRVYGDAEMRLIRFVLKLRCTGMSMRDIQEYVRLRRLGETPESIRERGDLLARHAAKLRDQLADLTETIARLDEKIALYRSIYPDEPVPHPSPAEPPTPAAAAKAPSNRRRHA from the coding sequence ATGCCCGACACCATGACCATCGCCGAGGCCGCTCTCGCGACCGGCCTGACCACGCATACGCTTCGTTATTACGAGCAGATCGGCCTGATCGAGCCCGTGCCGCGACGGAGCGGCCAGCGCGTCTACGGCGACGCCGAGATGCGGCTCATCCGCTTCGTCCTGAAACTGCGCTGCACCGGCATGTCCATGCGCGACATCCAGGAATACGTGCGCCTGCGCCGTCTTGGCGAGACGCCGGAGAGTATCCGCGAGCGCGGCGACCTGCTCGCCCGGCACGCCGCGAAGCTGCGCGATCAGTTGGCCGACCTGACCGAGACGATCGCGCGCCTGGACGAGAAGATCGCCCTCTACCGCTCGATCTACCCGGACGAGCCCGTTCCCCATCCCTCCCCCGCCGAACCGCCCACCCCGGCGGCAGCGGCGAAAGCCCCCTCGAATCGAAGGAGACACGCATGA
- a CDS encoding acyl-CoA thioesterase, which yields MTEDPAMLPIARPTETRVLEIVFPDHTNHLGTLFGGQALAWMDKAAFLAASRYSRKVVVTARSEQVDFHVPVRKGQMVELVATVVSVGRTSMKVDVAMFTEELLTGARELCTRGTFTMIALDNDLKPTPVDPPQA from the coding sequence ATGACCGAAGACCCCGCCATGCTTCCCATCGCCCGACCGACCGAGACCCGTGTCCTCGAGATCGTCTTCCCGGACCACACGAACCACCTCGGCACGCTGTTCGGCGGCCAGGCGCTGGCGTGGATGGACAAGGCGGCCTTCCTCGCCGCCTCGCGCTATTCGCGCAAGGTGGTGGTGACCGCCCGCTCGGAGCAGGTGGACTTCCACGTCCCCGTCCGCAAGGGGCAGATGGTGGAACTGGTCGCCACGGTGGTCTCGGTCGGCCGCACGTCGATGAAGGTGGACGTTGCGATGTTCACGGAAGAACTCCTCACCGGCGCGAGGGAGCTCTGCACCCGCGGCACCTTCACGATGATCGCGCTGGACAACGACCTGAAGCCGACGCCGGTCGATCCCCCGCAGGCCTGA
- a CDS encoding ribonucleotide-diphosphate reductase subunit beta — translation MSASPIARDAHILDPGFELTLRPMKYPRFYEMYRAAIRNTWTVEEVDFSLDVTDLSAKMSDADRHLIHRLVAFFATGDTIVSNNLVLNLYRHVNSPEARMFLSRQLYEEALHVQFYLTLLDTYIPEPAERNKAFAAIESIPSIRQKGEFCFKWIDSIQDLGRLETREHRRQFLLNLICFAACIEGLFFFAAFAYVYYLRSRGLLHGLASGTNWVFRDESGHMAFAFDVVRTVREQEPDLFDDRMREQVEAMLEEAIACETQFAQDVLSGGVAGLSVADMRQYLEYCADQRLTQLDMPKKYGAKNPFDFMDLQDVQELTNFFERRVSSYQVGVQGEVAFDQAF, via the coding sequence TGCGCCCGATGAAGTACCCGCGGTTCTACGAGATGTACCGCGCCGCCATCCGCAACACCTGGACGGTGGAGGAGGTGGATTTCTCGCTCGACGTCACCGACCTCTCGGCGAAGATGTCCGACGCGGACCGCCACCTGATCCATCGCCTCGTGGCGTTCTTCGCCACCGGCGACACCATCGTGTCGAACAACCTCGTGCTGAACCTCTACCGGCACGTGAACTCGCCCGAGGCGCGCATGTTCCTCTCGCGACAGCTTTACGAGGAAGCGCTGCACGTGCAGTTCTACCTCACCCTGCTGGACACCTACATCCCGGAGCCGGCGGAGCGCAACAAGGCCTTCGCCGCCATCGAGAGCATCCCCTCGATCCGGCAGAAGGGCGAGTTCTGCTTCAAGTGGATCGACTCGATCCAGGACCTCGGCCGCCTCGAGACGCGGGAGCACCGTCGCCAGTTCCTGCTCAACCTGATCTGCTTCGCCGCATGCATCGAAGGCCTGTTCTTCTTCGCGGCTTTCGCCTATGTGTATTACCTGCGTTCGCGCGGCCTTCTGCACGGCCTGGCTTCGGGCACCAACTGGGTCTTCCGCGACGAATCCGGCCACATGGCGTTCGCCTTCGACGTGGTGCGCACCGTGCGCGAGCAGGAACCCGACCTGTTCGACGACAGGATGCGCGAGCAGGTGGAAGCGATGCTCGAGGAAGCCATCGCCTGCGAGACGCAGTTCGCCCAGGACGTGCTCTCCGGCGGCGTCGCCGGCCTCTCGGTGGCCGACATGCGCCAGTACCTCGAGTACTGCGCCGACCAGCGCCTGACGCAACTGGACATGCCGAAGAAGTACGGCGCGAAGAATCCGTTCGACTTCATGGATCTGCAAGACGTGCAGGAACTGACCAACTTCTTCGAACGGCGGGTGTCGTCCTACCAGGTGGGCGTACAGGGCGAAGTTGCCTTCGACCAGGCCTTCTGA